A DNA window from Chryseobacterium sp. MEBOG06 contains the following coding sequences:
- a CDS encoding vWA domain-containing protein has translation MTRRLLAYFLLDTSGSMNGEPIQALNNGFNGLISMLRADPQAMDSLHLSVITFDREVKNTVPLIDLASFYPMEITCPDSGPTHTGAALEMVSELVRKELVKESADAKGDWQPLLFIFTDGKPSDIQKYRQMIPVIRGLEFGAIVGCAAGPKADEKFLKELTDHVVKLDTTDAITLSSFFRWVSSSITQGGHSQHTGENIPLPPPPSELTIII, from the coding sequence ATGACCAGAAGATTATTAGCCTACTTTTTATTAGACACTTCCGGTTCTATGAACGGAGAACCAATTCAGGCACTCAATAACGGATTCAATGGATTGATCAGTATGCTTCGTGCAGATCCGCAGGCAATGGACAGTCTGCATCTAAGTGTCATTACCTTCGATAGAGAAGTTAAAAATACTGTACCATTGATAGACCTTGCCAGTTTCTATCCAATGGAAATTACCTGTCCGGATAGCGGCCCCACTCATACGGGAGCAGCATTGGAAATGGTGTCAGAGCTTGTCAGGAAAGAGCTTGTGAAAGAATCCGCTGATGCAAAAGGAGACTGGCAGCCGCTGCTTTTTATCTTTACGGATGGGAAGCCTTCGGATATTCAGAAATACAGACAGATGATCCCTGTGATCAGAGGACTTGAATTTGGAGCCATTGTAGGATGTGCAGCAGGACCTAAAGCAGATGAAAAATTCCTTAAGGAACTTACAGATCACGTCGTAAAACTGGATACTACAGATGCTATTACCCTTTCTTCTTTCTTCAGATGGGTAAGTTCTTCCATTACACAAGGGGGACATTCACAGCACACAGGAGAAAACATTCCACTTCCTCCACCACCATCGGAGCTTACTATTATTATTTAA
- a CDS encoding lysylphosphatidylglycerol synthase transmembrane domain-containing protein — MEKTSKSPLKSILTIVISLAFAGFFLWLALRGLDFKVISQSLAKANYLWVLFASVFGLLAYWFRAIRWNLMLEPMGHRISNSNSLWSISFGYLMNLTIPRSGELARATALYGVEKVPVDKSFGTIILERVVDLVCMMGFLLLTVIFKFNAILAFYHFVMDKKDEKEEFVPNFFEEQMMKLGVSDFDSFYLCVKIAIAILVLIGLGLLYKYKKEKLINFGKGILQGLTSIFKLREKGKFIIYTLGIWVCYYLAAYLVCFALPETSGFSAADGFFIIVVGTLGMIIPASGGIGAYNLAMKFGFMALFISVGKNADLGGEMGLTYSFISLPLQIVIMLVMGLISIPMLAKARNIAASEKDFKN, encoded by the coding sequence ATGGAGAAAACATCAAAAAGTCCATTAAAATCAATACTTACAATAGTAATATCGCTTGCTTTTGCAGGCTTTTTTTTATGGCTGGCCTTAAGGGGGCTCGATTTTAAAGTGATCAGCCAGTCACTGGCTAAGGCTAATTATCTTTGGGTATTGTTTGCTTCTGTATTTGGGCTCCTTGCTTACTGGTTCAGAGCAATTCGCTGGAACCTGATGCTGGAACCAATGGGACATCGTATTTCAAATTCCAATTCTCTTTGGTCCATATCATTTGGGTACCTGATGAACCTTACCATTCCCAGAAGTGGTGAGCTGGCGAGAGCTACTGCTTTATATGGAGTGGAAAAAGTGCCGGTAGATAAATCTTTTGGGACAATTATTCTGGAAAGAGTGGTAGATCTTGTATGTATGATGGGATTTTTACTTCTAACAGTGATTTTTAAATTTAATGCAATACTTGCTTTTTATCATTTTGTAATGGATAAGAAGGACGAGAAAGAAGAATTTGTTCCTAACTTTTTTGAAGAGCAAATGATGAAATTGGGAGTAAGTGATTTTGATTCATTTTATTTATGCGTTAAAATTGCTATTGCGATATTGGTTTTAATTGGGTTAGGCCTTCTTTATAAATATAAAAAAGAGAAACTTATCAATTTTGGAAAAGGAATTCTTCAGGGGCTCACTTCTATCTTTAAACTAAGAGAAAAAGGAAAATTCATCATTTATACATTAGGAATCTGGGTTTGCTATTATCTAGCAGCTTATCTTGTCTGTTTTGCGCTTCCTGAAACATCGGGCTTCAGCGCTGCTGACGGTTTCTTCATTATTGTTGTGGGGACATTGGGAATGATTATTCCTGCCAGTGGAGGAATCGGCGCGTATAACCTGGCAATGAAGTTTGGTTTTATGGCACTATTTATTTCGGTAGGGAAAAATGCTGACCTGGGTGGTGAAATGGGGCTTACTTATTCCTTTATTTCTCTGCCGTTACAGATTGTTATTATGCTTGTGATGGGATTGATTTCTATACCTATGCTGGCGAAAGCAAGAAATATTGCCGCTTCAGAGAAGGATTTTAAAAATTAA
- the panD gene encoding aspartate 1-decarboxylase, translating into MLIEVFKSKIHRVRVTASDLNYIGSITIDEDLIEAAGLVVGERVYIVNVNNGERFDTYVIKGKRKSGEVCLNGPAARKVQRDDIIIIIAYAQMTPEEAKDFQPKIVFPDEKTNLLT; encoded by the coding sequence ATGTTAATAGAAGTTTTCAAGTCTAAAATCCACAGGGTGAGAGTTACAGCCTCTGACCTTAATTATATAGGAAGTATAACAATAGATGAAGATCTTATTGAAGCTGCCGGATTGGTAGTGGGAGAAAGGGTCTATATTGTGAATGTAAATAACGGAGAGCGTTTTGATACCTACGTTATCAAAGGGAAAAGAAAATCGGGGGAAGTGTGTCTGAATGGGCCTGCTGCTAGAAAAGTACAACGGGATGATATCATCATCATCATTGCGTATGCACAGATGACTCCGGAGGAAGCAAAAGATTTCCAGCCGAAAATAGTTTTCCCGGACGAAAAAACAAATCTTCTTACTTAG
- a CDS encoding HU family DNA-binding protein gives MNKSELIDAIAKDAGITKVAAKAALESFIGNVTTTLKKKDGKVSLVGFGTFSVAERAARQGINPATKKPIKIAAKKVAKFKAGADLSNAVSGVKKK, from the coding sequence ATGAACAAGTCTGAATTAATCGACGCAATCGCAAAAGATGCAGGTATCACTAAAGTTGCAGCAAAAGCCGCTTTAGAATCTTTCATTGGTAACGTAACTACTACTCTAAAGAAAAAAGACGGTAAAGTGTCTTTAGTAGGTTTCGGTACTTTCTCAGTAGCAGAGAGAGCAGCTAGACAAGGTATCAACCCTGCAACTAAGAAACCAATCAAAATTGCGGCTAAAAAAGTTGCTAAATTTAAAGCTGGAGCTGATTTATCTAATGCAGTTTCTGGAGTTAAGAAAAAATAA
- a CDS encoding TerD family protein produces MAINLQKGQKIDIGLTKMTIGLGWDPNEGTGYDFDLDASAIMIDADRKLVSEEYFVFYNNLHSPDGALSHTGDDPNGKNSDGDDDEAIVVDLEKVDSRVEEILFVVTIEDFERRRQNFGQVRNSYIRVVDNNSNQEIAKYELDEDFSIETGVEFGRLYKRNGSWKFEASGIGYRADLGFFLEKYYKGQIIK; encoded by the coding sequence ATGGCAATTAATCTACAGAAAGGGCAGAAGATCGATATAGGATTGACGAAAATGACGATTGGATTAGGTTGGGACCCTAATGAAGGAACCGGTTATGACTTCGATTTAGATGCTTCTGCAATCATGATCGATGCTGACAGAAAATTAGTAAGCGAAGAGTATTTTGTTTTTTATAATAACCTTCATTCTCCGGATGGAGCTTTAAGTCATACCGGGGATGATCCTAATGGTAAAAATAGCGATGGAGATGATGATGAGGCTATTGTTGTCGATCTTGAGAAAGTAGATTCAAGAGTAGAAGAAATTCTTTTTGTGGTCACTATAGAAGATTTCGAAAGAAGAAGACAGAATTTCGGACAGGTAAGAAACTCTTATATCAGGGTCGTGGATAATAATTCAAACCAGGAAATTGCAAAATATGAACTGGATGAAGATTTCTCTATTGAAACAGGAGTTGAGTTCGGAAGACTTTATAAAAGAAACGGAAGCTGGAAATTTGAAGCTTCAGGAATAGGGTATAGAGCAGATCTGGGCTTCTTCCTTGAGAAATACTATAAAGGGCAAATCATCAAATAA
- a CDS encoding PP2C family serine/threonine-protein phosphatase has product MKIPSFYFGTSKKAMEKSVVYKEKEEFKEVHWVLKNAASNKLYEFSFDMEYFPNIRIQNIGNLDETGLVFKDNKISGTPVVSNVYHLDIEFYHIDDEKNINIKKVDLFVNADPKDLWKNIPSDQTAAFYKADEDSFKGAFLDRKIVVASKRGRAHAHEGKFREDDFAVSKLPLEWNIISVSDGAGSAKFAREGSRLATISVNEFFRSEERLKEIEDRLKILYQTEYSEEIHTQVKKEIINLLYKGVLYTYSTLEKTAADNDFAVSELNATLIFALVKKFSFGYVMLTFGVGDCPINLINTDFSEVELLNRMDVGEFSGGTRFITTKGIFNESVATRFGITCVENFLYLVLMTDGIYDPKLGTESKLEDIESWKAFFNDLSGNNEDRVQVDFMREAYIDKQLLQWTDFWSRGNHDDRTLAIIY; this is encoded by the coding sequence ATGAAAATACCTTCATTCTATTTTGGAACTTCAAAAAAAGCTATGGAAAAATCTGTTGTTTACAAAGAAAAAGAAGAATTTAAAGAAGTGCATTGGGTTTTAAAAAATGCAGCTTCAAATAAGCTTTATGAATTCAGTTTTGACATGGAATATTTTCCGAATATAAGAATTCAGAATATCGGGAACCTTGATGAAACCGGACTTGTATTTAAAGATAATAAAATTTCAGGAACTCCCGTTGTTAGTAATGTTTATCACCTGGATATTGAATTTTACCATATTGATGATGAAAAAAATATTAACATAAAAAAAGTAGATTTGTTTGTCAATGCAGATCCTAAAGATTTGTGGAAAAATATACCGTCTGATCAAACCGCAGCCTTTTATAAAGCGGACGAAGACTCATTTAAAGGAGCTTTTTTAGACAGAAAGATTGTTGTTGCTTCAAAAAGAGGCCGTGCTCATGCCCATGAAGGTAAATTCCGGGAAGATGACTTTGCAGTGAGTAAACTTCCTTTGGAATGGAATATTATTTCTGTTTCTGACGGTGCGGGTTCCGCCAAATTTGCAAGAGAAGGTTCCAGATTAGCAACCATTTCAGTGAATGAATTTTTCAGATCAGAAGAACGACTGAAAGAAATTGAAGACCGTCTAAAAATTCTTTATCAGACTGAATATTCAGAGGAAATCCATACACAGGTAAAGAAAGAAATTATAAACCTTTTGTATAAAGGTGTTTTATACACGTATAGTACACTGGAAAAAACGGCTGCAGATAATGATTTTGCAGTCAGTGAGCTCAATGCAACTCTTATTTTTGCCTTAGTTAAAAAGTTCAGCTTTGGATATGTAATGCTGACTTTTGGAGTGGGAGACTGTCCGATTAATCTGATCAATACTGATTTTTCTGAAGTGGAACTTTTAAACAGAATGGATGTCGGTGAGTTTAGTGGCGGTACCCGTTTCATTACCACGAAAGGAATTTTTAATGAATCAGTTGCTACCCGTTTCGGAATTACCTGTGTAGAGAATTTTTTATATCTTGTTTTAATGACGGATGGAATTTATGATCCGAAACTGGGAACAGAAAGTAAACTGGAAGATATAGAAAGCTGGAAAGCATTTTTCAATGATCTTTCCGGAAATAATGAAGACCGTGTTCAAGTCGATTTTATGAGAGAAGCTTACATTGATAAACAGCTTTTACAATGGACGGATTTCTGGAGCCGGGGAAATCACGATGACCGTACACTGGCGATAATCTATTAA
- a CDS encoding YqgE/AlgH family protein yields MNHSYKGKILISTPDISGDIFSRSVVLVIEHNESGAFGLILNKKNSQMSSKFKDFFDFKIEVYDGGPVENDKVFFIVKGPKVTEIYTDIADEYYLTEDIENIINAVLSSELDIQNIKIFSGYSGWSPNQLDTEVQKKMWTVVDVYNLDYTLPNDQTLWKSIMQNLGGEFLLWANSPEDISLN; encoded by the coding sequence ATGAATCACTCATACAAAGGTAAAATATTAATCTCGACGCCTGACATTTCCGGTGATATTTTTTCCAGATCGGTCGTATTAGTTATTGAACATAATGAAAGCGGTGCATTTGGTTTGATATTAAATAAAAAGAATAGCCAGATGAGTAGTAAATTCAAAGACTTTTTTGATTTTAAAATCGAAGTATACGATGGAGGGCCTGTAGAAAACGACAAGGTATTCTTTATTGTAAAGGGTCCAAAGGTTACCGAAATTTATACAGATATTGCCGATGAGTATTATCTTACAGAAGACATTGAAAACATCATTAATGCTGTTCTGAGCAGTGAGCTGGATATTCAGAACATAAAAATATTTTCAGGGTATTCCGGGTGGTCTCCCAATCAACTGGATACAGAGGTTCAAAAGAAAATGTGGACGGTAGTAGATGTTTACAATCTGGATTATACACTTCCAAACGATCAGACGCTTTGGAAATCAATAATGCAGAATCTGGGTGGAGAATTTCTTCTTTGGGCTAATTCTCCTGAGGATATTTCTCTGAATTAG
- a CDS encoding TerD family protein, whose protein sequence is MAINLQKGQTIDLRKNDSGESVYDLSKVTIGLGWDVRKQGGFFGKIFNKEAEYDLDAIAFLLDGNGKVANLGRTVQTNDGRQMGLYQGDVVFFNSMQHPSGNIWLTGDNRTGAGDGDDEQIIVKLDQLDQSYQKIVFVVTIYQGRSNNQHFGMIENAFIRAVDAKGKEITKYSLSGDSSMNGMCAMVFAEAYRHNGDWKFRAIGEPHNTDNFIDILRQQYSYSN, encoded by the coding sequence ATGGCAATTAATTTACAGAAAGGGCAAACGATAGATCTAAGAAAGAATGACAGTGGAGAAAGTGTGTATGATCTTTCAAAGGTGACGATTGGCTTGGGATGGGACGTAAGAAAGCAAGGAGGTTTCTTTGGTAAAATATTCAATAAAGAAGCTGAGTATGATCTTGATGCTATCGCTTTTCTTTTAGATGGTAACGGGAAAGTGGCTAATCTTGGAAGAACAGTACAGACGAATGACGGAAGACAGATGGGGCTTTATCAGGGAGATGTTGTTTTCTTCAATTCTATGCAGCATCCGAGTGGAAACATATGGCTGACGGGAGATAACAGAACCGGTGCGGGAGATGGAGATGATGAGCAGATCATTGTAAAACTGGATCAGCTGGATCAGAGCTATCAGAAAATTGTATTTGTTGTTACCATTTATCAGGGGAGAAGCAACAATCAGCATTTTGGAATGATTGAAAATGCATTTATCCGTGCTGTGGATGCTAAAGGAAAAGAAATTACAAAATACAGTCTTTCCGGAGATTCAAGTATGAACGGAATGTGTGCAATGGTTTTTGCTGAAGCGTATCGTCATAATGGTGACTGGAAATTCCGTGCCATTGGAGAACCCCATAATACAGATAATTTTATCGATATTCTGAGACAGCAGTACTCTTATTCTAATTAG
- the pdxH gene encoding pyridoxamine 5'-phosphate oxidase → MENLHDKRKVYEKSQLIESEIKQNPIEQFRDWFLEASESPMISEANAMAVSTLEDDGCPRTRMVLLKAYTHEGFIFYTNYDSKKGKAIENHHKACLHFFWPNLERQIIIKADLEKIAENLSDGYFHSRPKGSQLGAVVSPQSQEIPNREFLEQKLKELEKEYENSEIPRPANWGGYLAKPYEIEFWQGRPNRLHDRIIYRLNGLDWEVSRLAP, encoded by the coding sequence ATGGAAAACCTGCACGACAAAAGAAAAGTGTACGAGAAATCCCAACTTATTGAAAGTGAGATAAAACAAAATCCAATTGAGCAATTCAGAGACTGGTTTTTGGAGGCAAGTGAGAGTCCGATGATCTCGGAAGCTAATGCTATGGCTGTTTCTACTCTGGAAGATGACGGTTGTCCACGGACCAGAATGGTACTGCTTAAAGCATATACCCATGAAGGATTTATTTTTTATACGAACTACGACAGCAAAAAAGGAAAGGCAATAGAAAACCACCATAAAGCCTGTCTGCATTTTTTCTGGCCCAACCTGGAAAGGCAGATTATTATCAAAGCTGATCTGGAAAAAATAGCTGAAAATCTAAGTGACGGATATTTTCACTCAAGACCAAAAGGCAGCCAGTTGGGAGCGGTCGTTTCTCCGCAAAGTCAGGAGATCCCTAACAGAGAGTTTTTGGAGCAAAAATTAAAAGAGCTGGAAAAAGAATACGAAAACAGTGAGATACCAAGGCCTGCCAATTGGGGTGGATACCTGGCAAAACCCTACGAAATTGAATTTTGGCAGGGAAGACCCAACCGTCTTCATGATCGGATCATTTACCGGCTAAATGGGCTCGATTGGGAGGTTTCCAGACTGGCACCCTAA
- a CDS encoding N-acetylmuramoyl-L-alanine amidase: MKGIRLFALSIFSTAFLSFTPLNKKYIVIDAGHGGNDNGAVYGHVTEKEISLSIAKEIQKFNESQDKYEVVLTRDTDIFPILSARTAQINKLNPEMVISLHVNSSAQKDTPNNGCEVYVQNSEVSKELAGKIYKKFNAHKIEESNFHILRETKAPAVLVELGFINNTKDREFLTSEKGQKEIAQKFIEVINEYK; the protein is encoded by the coding sequence ATGAAAGGTATTAGACTTTTTGCTTTATCTATTTTTTCTACTGCGTTTTTATCATTTACTCCTCTGAACAAAAAGTATATTGTCATAGATGCTGGTCACGGCGGAAATGATAATGGAGCTGTATATGGTCATGTTACCGAAAAGGAAATTTCATTAAGCATTGCTAAAGAAATTCAAAAGTTTAATGAAAGTCAGGATAAGTATGAAGTGGTTTTAACCAGAGACACGGACATATTCCCTATTCTGTCAGCTAGAACGGCTCAAATTAACAAGCTTAATCCTGAAATGGTCATCTCACTCCATGTGAACAGTTCGGCTCAAAAAGACACCCCTAATAATGGGTGTGAAGTATATGTTCAAAACTCTGAGGTTTCAAAAGAACTTGCCGGAAAGATTTATAAAAAATTCAATGCCCATAAAATAGAGGAAAGTAATTTTCATATTTTAAGAGAGACAAAAGCACCTGCTGTATTGGTAGAACTTGGATTCATCAATAATACAAAAGACAGGGAGTTTCTTACCAGTGAAAAAGGGCAAAAAGAAATCGCACAGAAATTCATTGAAGTAATCAACGAATATAAATAA
- a CDS encoding TerY-C metal binding domain-containing protein, whose protein sequence is MRRLPIYFLVDVSESMVGEPIEQVQEGIANIIRELKKDPYSLETVYISVVGFAGEAEVIIPLQDIISFYPPKIPIGSGTSLSQGLIQVMDCIDRDIVKTTYERKGDWKPIVFLFTDGVPTDDATKAIERWNNKYNGKANTIAVSIGENTNYKLLGSLADHVLLFNNSDENSYKEFFKWVTDSIKTTSQSVTEAKKEGINLSKIDSHILEKIDPEMEQRFPDNNFVVLNGKCSETQKLYLMKFKKTFAESSIPGMSTRYYRLDGAYKIDEKAYYRLSSSQKNNLKISIEELQGGTSCPHCANPVALATCSCGGIHCLNGEGYNKCPWCGTSDYYGFSSEGFDINRTLG, encoded by the coding sequence ATGAGAAGATTGCCCATTTATTTTTTAGTAGACGTCTCCGAGTCTATGGTAGGAGAGCCTATAGAACAGGTACAGGAAGGTATTGCCAATATCATCAGAGAATTAAAAAAAGATCCATATTCATTGGAAACGGTTTATATCTCAGTGGTAGGATTTGCAGGAGAAGCTGAAGTGATTATACCGCTTCAGGATATTATCAGTTTTTATCCTCCGAAAATTCCAATTGGAAGCGGCACCTCACTTTCCCAGGGATTGATACAGGTAATGGATTGTATAGACAGGGATATTGTAAAAACAACCTACGAAAGAAAAGGAGACTGGAAGCCTATTGTTTTTCTGTTTACGGATGGCGTTCCTACTGATGATGCTACAAAAGCGATCGAAAGATGGAACAACAAGTATAATGGAAAAGCCAATACGATTGCCGTATCAATAGGTGAAAATACAAACTATAAGCTTCTGGGTTCTTTAGCAGATCATGTACTTCTATTTAACAATTCTGATGAGAATTCATATAAAGAATTTTTTAAATGGGTTACAGATTCTATTAAAACTACCAGTCAGAGCGTTACCGAAGCGAAAAAAGAAGGAATCAACCTTTCAAAGATTGACTCTCATATTCTGGAAAAGATAGATCCTGAAATGGAACAGAGATTTCCTGACAATAATTTTGTTGTGCTGAACGGAAAATGTTCAGAAACTCAAAAATTATATCTGATGAAGTTTAAAAAAACATTTGCAGAATCCAGTATACCGGGAATGTCTACCAGATATTACAGACTGGATGGCGCTTATAAAATCGATGAAAAAGCGTACTACCGGTTATCCTCTTCTCAGAAGAATAATCTTAAAATATCCATAGAAGAACTTCAGGGAGGAACTTCGTGTCCGCATTGTGCAAACCCTGTTGCACTGGCAACCTGCTCTTGTGGAGGAATTCATTGTTTGAACGGGGAGGGTTATAATAAATGCCCGTGGTGTGGAACATCAGATTACTATGGTTTCTCCAGTGAAGGGTTTGATATCAACAGAACGTTGGGATAA